The region aaatgtttcatttaatcaattataaatgtataacaaaatatggagaaagagAATGGGTATGAATACCTTCCAAAAGCACTGTATATAGCTCATCTCTTATGGTACTGGTGTGACTGCAGTGTCCAGTTGTTAAGATGGTACGGTACAGTACACCAATGTAGACGTCCTGCCATGTTGTGATGGGGAGCTGTGGCCCGATCCAGTGGAGCGTGGGCTGGATCAACAGCCGACAGTGGAATTAGCAACAGGCATGGAGAGTATCAGTGACTGAAAAGATAGCTGCCGCTGAGGTGATTCTAACAATGGGCCTCATTGTGGGCTAGCGTTACTACCAGAGCACGGCTTCCCCATCACAGCTTCCACCAGCCTGCCGGCTGCACTGTGCCTCCCATTGTGTGTGCAAAGGGCAGCGGACAGTGTTCCGCTTCCCGGCTCTGACGCCATTCCCCAGCGAGACAAAAAGCAAAGGCTTTTTACCAGCTAAACCCGACGGCCTTGGCGAGAGAAAACATCCCAAGGCACAACAGGGAGAGCCATTAAGTCCCCTGTGGCTGTATTCTCATGTGAAAGCAGCCTGTGCTGGTGACCTTGCTGGTGGATTTCTCAGGCTTTTGGTGTTGGTTGGAGTTGGTGCACTGTGAATTAATGGCCGGGTCAACATCTGATACTGGAGTCTATTTTATCCTGTTTAAAAGGGAAATGCCAGTGGGACAAAGCTGCTGTAGGCCCTCATTTTCGCGCGTTGTCGTCTCATAGCACCTAATAGGCCTTATCATTCATACCAAGGGGGAGAACGTTATTAACTTACCTGCTTAAAAATGGTTATGGTCCTGACCAAAGAGAAGGGTATTAACTCCCCTGAAAAACTAAACTGGAATGGTAGCTGTAAATAAAAACTGACTTGAAGAGTGAATCACTGAAATATTCATGtgctgtttgaaaggcaaacagAAAAGCCTTAGTTCTTCAAACAAAACCAAATCCAACAATTGACCTCTAGGGACAGCTTATGGTATCAAGTATATCTTTCCTAGTTCATCAAGGGTCTCTGAAGCTCTGAATAGTGAAGGCCTTGGCTGCCAGATCATGTCTACCCATTGTCTATCTATTAGGTGGGCCTGCTGGATAATTAGGTTAGGATCACGTCTACTCAAGCTCTTTGCTACCGAATAAAACATCCTGTGTGGGGGAAATAAAACCACCTGAACATAGCAGAGCCGGGAATGCAGTGTTTATTTGAACCTTTCAGAATGTTCTGTCATGCTGCACACAGACCTAAACATGACTAGTTAAGAGTGGTTAAACAAGACACTTACCCAAGACTCATGATAGAGGACAGTCAGGAGGTACATGGCGTAGTCATAATTCTGCTGTCTCACAGGGCAGCTAAAAGCAAAACAGGAAGAAGAACATCCATCAGAAAGCGTATGGTCTCTCCATCAAAAGACATGCCATTAAAGCAAAATCAATAGAGAAAGTGGCACTCCAGTCTCCTTTACCACTAATTTAAATGGATAGTTCGACCTAGATTCCTACTTGGGTGAACTTACGCTTACCCTAAGTTGTTCTTGAGTGACATtctcacaacaagccattattcaccaCCGCTCCAgtctggaattagcattattagcatcatacAAATTGGCTGGGAAAGTGTATGTTCCCAGCCAAAAAAAGAATTGCAAGTGGAAGCAAACTCAAAAATACACTTAATACTAAACTGTCGCgctagcatacattttttgacaGCATACTgacaaaacggccagcagaatttggtgacttcaaactggcactatgTAACTATTTTTTGTAGCCATCTCACACAGCCATTGTTATTTGGCAATGATGTCATCGGTACCTAGCGAATGCTAAGTGGTGTCTCAAAGTGATATTGACACATGCTGTTCCAGAAAAAAACTTGGATTGTGTCAATTTAGTTGAAAATTTGATTTAAATAGAAAAATTAACacattattttgaggaatacaacatcgacaggttctttgaggtaaacaaaacCACTAGccttagtttgaagtgttttagagtagGTTTCAGTTAGCAATGCATCTTTTGTGGCTTGGGATGCACAGTTGGCTTGGCTTGGGATGCACAAATCATGAACTTGGTCAATGCTAAGAATGCTACTTGGAACAGGGGTGAATAATGACTTGTTGTGAAATATGACTCCACAGGCCTTCAAGGACAACTCTGGGTAAGCAGAATTTTGCCCAAATTTGAATCTAGtttaaactatccctttaacaacTGATTTAATCTAAATAGATGTGAGTCATGACAAACTGCAGCACAAGTACAGGCTTCCCACCAGAACAACGTCTTTAAGTTTGAAGTTTATTTCTATCTATAACACATACATAACCTTGGGATATCGTttaaaagggaaagaaaaagattaatTGGGTCCTTGAAGGTTTTGAAGACCAAACCACTAATTTGGGATATTTTAATAAAGAGAAGTGAACTGACATTTTTAACAGTACATTGAACAACAGGGGGTGCTGCGTACCTGTCTGTGATGATGGTGATAATGTCAGTCTCTTTGCAGTACCTCTCTCCCAACAGCTTAACCATCTTCTTCCCGGCGTGGTCGTCTAAGTTCAGACTGGACAGCTTTACCTAaatggacagagacacagccaACAGACAATATAGGACTTGACTTCTTGACTTTGTCCAAGTtaggatatatatttttttttatattaaaagtATATATATCACTTGCAATGACCTTttaacacaaaaataattacaacCAATCCAATGTATATTGGCCACTGAATGTTCAAACGCTGCTGCAGGTTTAAACTCATTCCACTGAAGGACAAGAATGTGTCCAATGTACCAGAAATCCTGATTCCTGTTACAGCTTTGTGAGTGCTGTAGCCCTTGGAAGGGAAGACGTGAATACAGAAACCTGAAGAAGGATTATAGAATAGCAACCCTGTGAGTATCTCTGGCATTATCTCGGTACAAAACAGACCAAAACCTTTAAAAGGTCACGGATTTCTCAGTATTTTGACTAAGACCTTAACCCCTTCGGTCAAATCCCCATACTTTCATCAGATCATGCGTCTCAAACGTATTTAAAGCAATGCTGTGCTGAAGGATCAGTAAGCTCTTTCTAGATCTGGTGGAAAACAAAAGACTATGTACATACCTTGCATGGGACAGCCTAAACACAAGGCTTGCCACATCAGGGCCAGGTGtggtttaaaatacattatttacatgtacacacataagcatgtgtgtgtgatctgcaactgtgtgtgtgactgtgcatGTGATGTGAGCCTGTTACCACAGATGCTGACAGGAAAGCCTTGTACAGCAGAAGCCTTCATGAGGGATACAAGGTCATCAGAGGGTAATTAGATGGTAACAAAGATGGAGAGATTTTTACTGTAGAATTTATcccagataaaaaaaacagtgaCTGTAGAatatttgacaaaaacattgacacGACAAACCGTCATTCGGTTACGAAACGTTGCACCTtagtttcaaataaataatacctTTGCAGAGAATTATTGTGCAGGTTTGATCCATTTGTTTATAGTTTGATttatcttttaatgtgacaagTCAGTCTTATCGGCTCTAAATTGGTGTGGAATTGTCCACTGGTATCATCTCTTCCTTCAATGTCAGCCTGAAGTGGGTGAAATGGTCTCAGCTTGTTTCAGCTGTATTCAGGACCCCTGCTTATCTTGCAATCTATCTTTGATTCTCGGACTAATCCAGGGGGATTAACAGACAAATAATTCCTGTCAAGGTCGTAGTCTTGTGTCATTGGAGCAGATGGCTGTtgattaatcaaaataaatgaatctagagatttttctttaaaaacatgttggaTTATTGGTAGAATGATCATTAATTAAtacacaatgtattttataatgccATTTTGATATCAGCAGTGTGTGTAGAGATAACCAGCCTAAAACTTCAAAGAGcaagcatcaacaagacatCAATGCACCATACCTAGGGAAAACTCCACAGTAGGGTCTGAacctagaaagaaacctagagagcaGCCATACACTGAGGGGtggtcagtcctcttctggctgtgacgGGTGAACATTATAAGACCACAGTATATAATTTAGCATAGAGAACATTGTTGTctgaatttgttttcatatgataaaatattgaaatattgttATGCCAGCCGTTATCTACATGGGATTACGTTCCCTAAAATTCTTCATTTTCATCCACTTAACTAATTTGTACTTTGTTTTACAGCTTATTTACACATTAAAAAAACCACATTTCACGACCtgcattattttctgttgttctaCACATACTGTAGGAAATCTTTTATACATGCCATGTTTCCATTGACTAGCTCATGTGAAGAAGTTCTCCCCCTAGTTTTAGAAGGGAACTCATATCGTTCAGTTGTTAGAGAAAGGCTGTGGTAACGCCTGGTTTGGGGATTTGTTTAACACAGGAAGGACAGTATAGACGTGTATTCAGTAACTGTTGTAAATCACTCTGGATTAGagcttatttaaatgttatttaaatgtagaaCAGATCCCTAACAAACAGCAAGACCTGTCTGGGGAGattaaccaaatctaattttaaAAACTGCTTTCCGTTTATCTAAAAACTCAGACATTACAGCAGTAAATCTCCTGTAGTTGGTGCAGAGTATAAGGAATCTGAGCATTTTGTTCTTCTTTTGGAGCTTAAAATCAGAGCTTAAAATAACCCATTTATTTGAGAAAACtttccatttttaaatcatatcaATAGCTGTTTTTATTCCTCCCCTTGGTGCGAAATGAAGTCAATTCAAGTGATTGATGATGTCATAAAAAAAGTAGTTGTATAACGATGCTTGTTGGCATTATGGGAACTATGGGGAGGAATTAAACCAGGCTTGTTACTTGTGCACACAACCTACGGCTTTACTCTTAAACATTGAGAAAATTTGAAGCACAACAGACATCATTGAACTATCTAAAAAGCAAGTGATGTTGCCAGCTGAATACTGAGCAGAACATTCAGAACAGACATCAGTTTGTGGTGTTTCTTTATTCTCACCACAAAGTTTAGAGCAAAGCATGTGCCGGTAACAATGAAATCTCATCTGAGGTGAAAGAGCCAAAAGGTAGGTGGTCAGAACCCTTTTCCATTTCAGGTCTCTGTTGGGCTGTAACTGGTAcactgaataacactgattgaCAGTTTATATAGGCGGGACTACAGGCAAACAGACTCTCTGAATGGAGAATATTGAATGGGAGCTCGGTCACTCAATCAGTTTTTTCAGAATTGATCAAAGACTGCTGACTACTGGTTGAATAATAATATTGTCAACATACACCACTATGAATGTTGAATCTTAGATGCAAGTATCTAGGAGCAGCATTTTATAAGCTTAATAAATAGACAATGAAGACCTGTATTGATAAGTCCACCATACATAAGCTGCGAGCTGTTTAGCGAAGCCCCACATCCCTTCTACATAAAAGACGAAAGGAGCATTACCCTGCACTTCCAATGACTTCGCTAAAAAGATTAAATGTTACTCTTATTGTTTTAATCTGAGTCTCAGACCACTCCCTCGAAGGTCGACTATGTAGAACACAGGACAGACCCTCACTCTGAGGTTGATCATGTAGAACACAGAACAGACCCTCACTGAGGTTGATCATGTAGAACCCAGGACAGACCCTCACTGAGGTCGACTATGTAGAACACAGAACAGACCCTCACTGAGGTTGATCATGTAGAACCCAGGACAGACCCTCACTGAGGTCGACTATGTAGAACCCAGGACAGACCCTCACTGAGGTCGACTATGTAGAACCCAGGACAGACCCTCACTGAGGTCGACTATGTAGAACCCAGGACAGACCCTCACTGAGGTCGACTATGTAGAACCCAGGACAGACCCTCACTGAGGTCGACTATGTAGAACCCTGGACAGACCTTCACTGAGGTCGACTATGTAGAACCCAGGACAGACCCTCACTGAGGTCGACTATGTAGAACCCAGGACAGACCCTCACTGAGGTCGACTATGTAGAACCCAGGACAGACCCTCACTGAGGTCGACTATGTAGAACCCAGGACAGACCCTCACTGAGGTTGACTATGTGGAACACAGGACAGACCCTCACTGAGGTCTACTATGTAGAACCCAGGACAGACCCTCACTGAGGTCGACTATGTAGAACACAGGACAGACCCTCACTGAGGTCGACTACGTAGAACACAGGACAGACCCTCACTGAGGTCGACTACATAGAACACAGGACAGACCCTCACTGAGGTCGACTATGTAGAACACAGGACAGACCCTCACTGAGGTCGACTATGTAGAACACAGGACAGACCCTCACTGAGGTCGACTATGTAGAACACAGGACAGACGCTCACTGAGGTCGACTATGTAGAACCCAGGACAGACCTTCACTGAGGTCGACTATGTAGAACACAGGACAGACCCTCACTGAGGTTGACTATGTAGAACACAGGACAGACCCTCACTCTGAGGATGATCATGTAGAACACAGGACAGATACTCACTCTGAGGTTGACTATTCTGGCAGATGGGTTTCTGATCGAGGTGCCGGCTGACACATAGTCTTTGCACTCTATTTTGATGGGGAAGTGTTCATCACATTTCACATTGGTGTCCAGAGCAGAGGGCCACTCTGTGCAGAACACTGCAGGGAAacgagaaacagagaaagaccaTGAAATAACAATCAATAGTCAAATGTGTttcgcagaaaaacaaatttgACTTACATTTCATAGCTTCACAATGTTTCTTTATGGCAGTTGGAGTTAAATGCAAAAAGTTTGGAATCTGAAAGAGAGGCATTTTAGTAAACACTACATTTAGGCAAACAGAAAAGAAATACAGCTGTACTGTTTGTTGATTTAGTATGATTGGACAGCACAATAAAATCCATTTCCCACCCAGAGCTGGGCACCAAACAGTTACTCGTTCATTAACAAACTAAACATTTTCGTTACTTCCTTAACTCAAATCTGCTAACCCAAAAACttcataaatgtacatttgaaacCCCCAAGAGTCTAAGCCAAATTTTGCTTCAGTCTGGAGTGGGGAATGAGACCAAATCCAGTGCTTGCTGCGCTGAATATCTAGATTATATTTTcaaagtcaaaaatgtatttctctgcagTAAGACTACATGCTAGTCTCAAGGCTTCAGTATGAAGGTCAAGAGtggaaaaaaaagttgggaaccCTCAAATTAGTTGTGAGCAGGTGTGTTGTAAACATCTTCTCTGATTGGCCAACAAAGAATGTCTCTCTAGTATCTGTGAAATGGATTGGCTATTCTGGGATGAGATCTTCCAAAAATTGCATAACTTCAATGTCACTTTACATTGCCACGCCTTGACGATAACCGCTAACTTCCACTACATCGAAAGTTAACCTTTTGTTGAATGGATTAACGGTTAACAAAGTTAACTTTTTTGATTAACTGTAACCAGCTATGCTCCCACCCAATGCTGTCACATTAAATATCTGACATCATGCCAGGTTGGAGGTCAAGACATCTCACCTTGATGAGTTCCAGGTTGCCCTTCTTCTCCGGAGGCACCCCTCTCTTTACTGGGAAGCCCATGCGGACAGGAAGGGGCACAGAACCCGGTCTGAATGGAGCAGCGGTCGGATACACTGCAGTCCAGTCTTGGTCTACTGGCATCCTGTCTTTCCTGGGCTCACCCTCCTGTCACACCGTGAACACAGCAGACTTCAAAATACAGCTTTGTTTTGGTCAATTTAACCTGGATTAAACTTTGGCCTCACATCATGACATGCTCCTCTCTCCCCAGGAGACATTTTGCAAGACTAGCGTACAGGTGACTAGGACGTGGTAATGCCCAGATATGGAGAATGTGTATACCATTCATTTTTACAAAACGTTAATATCTGGTTTGTGATTCAGGCCctgtttcatcacagcaacagcCTTCTACCTTGATATGTGGCCACAAGGAGTCGCAAGGGTGTGACAAAGCAATGCAGTCAAAATCCATTGATCAACCGGAAGGTGCTGGCCAATAACCTTGGGCAAATCCACACACATAATTCAAACCCTGGTCACCTTATGACGCAAGCTAACTTATAATTAGCTCTCATTAGAACTTGGAACTCAGCCTGACCTGCTAGCTATGCCTCAACATTGTTTTAGCAGATTAAATGTTGGACGGTATCCGAGGTAACAAGTAGTGATAAATGAGTtaatttgtaagaaaaataaatggtgGGCAACAGGTTAGGGAGCCTGAGAGGATCCCTGTGAATAGTCCAGTAGAGCTGACCTGATACTTATGACTGGTTGGTTTCcttgcatatacactcacctaaaggattattaggaacaccatactaatactgtgtttgatccccttttgcattcagaactgccttaattctacgtggcattgattcaacaaggtgctgaaagcattctttagaaatgttggcccatattgataggatagcatcttgcagttgatggagatttgtgggatgcacatccagggcatgaagctcccgttccaccacatcccaaagatgctctattaggttgagatctggtgactgtgggggccatttcagtacagtgaactcattgtcatgttcaagaaaccaatttgaaatgattcgagctttgtgacatggtgcattatcctgctggaagtagctatcagaggcagggtacatggtggtcataaagggatggacatggtcagagacaatgctcaggtaggccatggcatttaaaagatgcccaattggcactaaggggcctaaagtgtgccaagaaaacatcccccacaccattacaccaccaccaccagcctgcacagtggtaacaatgatggatccatgttctcattctgtttacaccaaattctgactctaccatctgaatgtctcaacagaaatcgagactcatcagaccaggcaacattcttccagtcttcaactgtccaattttggtgagcttgtgcaaattgtagcctcttttcctatttgtagtggagatgagtggtacccggtggggtcttctgctgttgtagcccatccgcctcaagaaACATTaaccctgaagactggggtgGTAGCAGGAATGTGTTTGAGTTTTTATTGTTCCAACTGTCCAAGGTGTTaaaccccccccaccaaaacaacaacaacatgaaacACAATAACCCCAGGAATAAAATACTTATCAAGTGTAGTATCTATATAGGACACTGGCTCTGGGGTTTGTAACAGAGGGGAAGGTAATGCCATCCGCATGCACCAAAAGTTATTTAAGGTGTTAACTTGTGTCTTGGGCAAGAGGCTAGATGACAAAGGTGAAATGTAGAGGTAAAGTAGTTGAGACTTTGGAGGTGGAATCAGCTAGTTTCTCTCAATATCCAGTGATTTTGAACACACTTAAATTCCTGATTTATTCTGAATGTGGCAAGAGTCCACATAATCTAGGTAAGGGGTTCTCTAATGGAACTAGCCCTCTACTTAAACCCCTGGGGGTACAAGCTTCATAagggtatttaaaaatacagagaaattaTTGGACATATTAATTTAGGGGTTACCCCTGTTCTGAGCAAAATTCAGTGAAGTAATGAAAGTGGTTTGGAACGCCTATTGTAACCACACTGATGTTAACTTGCCTCTCTCCTTGGTCTTCTGATTATAGGTCCTCTACTACCTCTGTCAGGAAAACCTGAAATTGATGAAAGCACCAGACATACAACTTCAGTATCACAAAAGGTGGATTAGTAGCTTAGCAAGCCATGCAAAATTTGAGAAAACTCCAGAAAGATAGCTGGAAGTGTAGCCTGATCACTGACCATAGCAACAAGCGCTGAACCAAACCTGGTACCAAATAGGTTAAGTTGATTTAATCCTGTACGAGTGTATAATATGTGGGGTTTATCCACCAATCAGATTACATACAGTCACTATGACTTTAACTAGAACCATCCATTCTAAAACCAAAAACTCTGCGACTTTCTCATCTGAATAAGAAAAGCTAAATATTTTCAGGGAAGCTTGTTTAGCCATCTGTTAAGCCATCTTTCTGGAATAACCCCCCTGGTCATAGCATCATCTC is a window of Esox lucius isolate fEsoLuc1 chromosome 19, fEsoLuc1.pri, whole genome shotgun sequence DNA encoding:
- the mrps35 gene encoding 28S ribosomal protein S35, mitochondrial (The RefSeq protein has 4 substitutions compared to this genomic sequence), with amino-acid sequence MAAHTLNIYMLSLGRMHCHIYGRNVHKALNRATYATALSTNNSSLNKGFPDRGSRGPIIRRPRREEGEPRKDKMPVDQDWTAVYPTAAPFRPGSVPLPVRMGFPVKRGVPPEKKGNLELIKIPNFLHLTPTAIKKHCEAMKLFCTEWPSALDTNVKCDEHFPIKIECKDYVSAGTSIRNPSARIVNLRVKLSSLNLDDHAGKKMAKLLGERYYKETDIITIITDSCPVRQQNYDYAMYLLTVLYHESWKTEAWESEKTVADMEEYSWEDSPSQKNALSTLVRMQIAGEVEGDAVRDKLLGRPEVQEYRESVIRLMNEGESESSILQYREAVKKLLKL